Genomic DNA from Thermobifida alba:
GCCGGTAGCGCTGTTCCGGCCCGAGGCGCACATCCGGGTCCAGGGCCTCCAGCAGCACCCGGCGGCTGGTCCGCAGTGTCGTGGCGATGGTCTGGGGCAGGCGGCTCGCCGAGGCGCGCCGCCACAGCAGCAGCGCCCCCGCCACTCCCACCAGCGAACCGACCAGGGTGTCCACGATGCGTTCGCGCACCAGCAGTTCCACCGGGTACGGCGCGGCCGTGTACGCCAGCAGCAGCGCCATCGGGGTCAGCGCGATGCTGGCGTAGCAGAAGCTGCGCGGCAGCACCGTCTGGGCCAGCGCCTGCAGCAGCGCCGCGACCGCGACCACCGCGGGCAGCGGGAGCGGGAGGGCCAGTATGAGCCCGCCGAGCACCACGCCGACCGCGGTGCCGATCGCGCGCTGGGCCGACCGGTTGGCGGTGAGCACCACGTTGCCGCCCTGCAGGACCGAGGCCGCGGTGATCGGCACCCAGTAGAACCGCTCGAAACCCAGCAGGATGGCCAGCAGCCCGGCGACGGCCACGGTGATGCCCATGCGCAGCGCGGTCGGCCGGACCAGCGACTCGCTGCTCCACCCCGAGCGCAGCGAGTCCAGCAGCGGCGGGGTGCGCCGGTCGTACAGCTGTACCCCGCGCCCCTCCACCTCGTGGTCGAGCCGGCGGGCGCTGCGCGCGGCCCGCGCCAGCAGCCGGTACAGCCGCGACTCCAGGGAGCGGGGCCGCAGCCCGCGGCGCGCCCCGTCGAGCCGCTCCGGGGCGGGCGAGGCCTCGGGCCGGGCCACCGCGCGGGCCAGGTCGTCGGCGAAGTCGGCGACCACCCCGGGCAGGGGAGTGGTGCGGCCCAGTGTCACCTCGGTGGCCATCAGGTGGATGTCGGAGACCCAGCGCAGCAGCGCGCGCAGCCGGGCGGCGCGCGGGCTGTCCCGGTGGCCGCGGGTCTGGGCCTGGAGCACGATCCGCCACGCGGCGGCGACCGCCAGCGACGCGTCGTGCTGGGCGTGGTCCACCCGGGGGGTGCCCACGGCCCGCAGCAGCGCGCCCAGGTGGCGGAAGGCGGCGGCCACCGCCCGCTCCTCGGGGCGGCGGGAGCGCAGCAGCACGCCCGACATGGACACCAGCCAGCCGACGCCCGCGCCGATCGCGGCCACCCCGGCGTGCTGGGGAACCGCGGCGATCCCGCCGGGCACGATGGTGGCGATCGCGCAGACCAGGACGAAGTAGAACGGTCCGGGCGCTTCGACGCGCAGCGACTGGCAGGCCCAGGTGGCGGTGCCCGCCACCGCGCCGATGGCCAGCGCCGCCGACCACGGCGAGACCGCGCTGAGCGAGCCGACCGCGACGCTGGCGACGAACCCCGCCGCGATCAGCGCCAGTGAGGCGGCCCGGTGCGCGTAGGGGGTGTTCCGCTCGTACAGCGCGGTCATCGAGCCCAGGGCGGCCAGTGAGCCGAGGGACGGGGAGAAGAGGGCGGCGACCAGGCCGAAGGAGAGGCTCATCGCGATTCCGGCGCGCAGCCCCCGGGTCCACCCCCAGGGGCCCGGGGCCAGACCGAAGACCGCGCGGAGGTCGAGGCGCGGCCGGGGGCGCTCGGCGATCCTGGCCCGGATCCGGGCGGGCGGCCGCCCCTCGGGCGGGGGACTGCTGCTGTCGTCCGTTTCCTGACCGTTCACGAGGCCCATGCTAGAGCCTGCAATTTTTGGTAATTTGTCGGCCTTGTCGCCTTTCGGTGGTGGGAGTGCCGCGAAGGCGGGACGCCCGCGGCGGGAACGGAACGCGGCACGGGCCGCGGGGCGGCGGCCCGACCGTCGGCGCCTGCGGGGCCTGGAGACCCCGGCGGACGCCCGGTGGCCGCGGGCCGTGCCACAGCACACCACCGCTCACCGCCGTCCGGGCCCGGATCGGACCCCGGCGAAACGTCCCGGCGCCTGCGGCAGGCCCGGAGGAGCCCCGGGCCCGCCGCGGAAGCGGACGGGCTCGGGGCTCAGGACCGGTCCGGCGGGTCCTCGCCGCGGTGGTGGGCCCCGGCGGGGCGGTCCGGTTCCGCGGCGGCCGCGCGCAGGCGGCGGAGTTCGGCCAGGGCGTCGTCGAGCTGGGCCTCGGCGCGTTCGGCGCGGCGCAGGGTCTGGGCGCGTGCCTCCTCCAGCGCGGCCAGGCGTTCGGCGGCGGCCTGCCGGGCCTCGGCCAGCGAGGCGGTGAAGGCGTCGCGTTCGGCCTTCAGGTCGGCGCGGGCGGCCTCCCGGACCCGGTCCAGTTCCGCGGCGAGCCGGTCGCGCTCGGCGAGGGACCGCTCGGCGCGCGCCTCGGCCGCGTCGCGGGCGGCGGCGGCCTCGGCCAGGCGTTCCCGGAGCCGGTCCAGTTGCTCGGCGAGGTCAGCCCGCTCGGCGGCGGCCCGCCGTTCGACCTCGGCGACGCGCTGACCGGCCCGGTCGCGTTCCCGCGCCACCAGGGCTTCGGCCTCGGCACGGGCCCGCGCCACCTGCTCACGGGCCTCGGCCCGCGCCGCGTCCCGTTCGGCGATGGCGGCCGCCGCCTCGGCGGCGGCCGCGTCGCGCTCCTCGGCGCGTTCGCGGGCCTGGGCCAGGGCTTTCTCCCGTTCGGCCAGGGCCTCGTCCCGTTCGACCAGCGCCGCATCGGCCATGCGCTCGGCCGCGCCCGCCGCGGCGACCGCCGCCTCGGCGGCCTCCCCGGCCCGCGCGGCCTCGGACTCGGCCGCCCGGCGCGCCCGTTCGGCGGATCGCCGCTCCTCGTCGGCGGCCAGCCGGGCCGCCTCGGCGTCGGCGACCTGGCGTGCCGCGGCGATCCGGGCCGCTTCCACCTGGGCCTCGGCGGCGGCCGGATCGGTCATGGTGGTGAAGGCCGCGGTGGCCTCCTGCAGGGTCGCGGTGAGCTGCTCGGCCTGGACCGCGAAACGGGTCAGCAGGTCCTCGGCGCGCAGCCGCGCGGTGGTGATCGGGGCGGCCTCGGCGAGGGAGGCTGGGGGCGGGGACGGGGTGCTCCCGTCGGCCGGTCGCCGGGGTGCGGCCTGCTCCTGTGCGGCCTGCGCCTCCTGCTGCAGGCGCTGGCGTTCCCGCCAGGCGCGCCACCGGGTGTGCTCGGGAAGGTCGCAGTACTGCGGTGGGCGTCCCGGGGAGGAGGGGCGGACGACGGGACGGGTGCACCCGGGGAAGTTGCACAGGGTGGAGTCGGTTTCGGCCACGCCGACGAGCCTAACGGCTCCGCACGGGACCGGTGGGGCGATCGGCGCCGGCGGCGTGGCCGCGCGGGCGGTCGGTACGCGCGGAGGTCCGCGGCACGCCGAAGGCCGAGGAGCGGACGTCCTCGGCCTTCGGCACGGCCCCGGGAGGAGAGAGCCGTCGGTCAGTCGTGCGGGCCCGCGCCGATCCGCGAGACCATGGTGGTCACGAACGGGCGGAAGCCCTGGCTCTCGTAGAAGCGGATGGCCGCGGAGTTGCCGGACACGGCGGGCAGCTCCAGGTCGCGCACGCCGATCTCGGCGAGCTGCCGGCGGACCTCGTCGAGCAGGCCGCCGCCCACGACGTCCAGGGAGTGGTCGGGGTGCACCGACAGCGTCTGGACGACCGCGACCCGGTCGCCCCGGTCCCAGGAGCCGTGGTACTCGTCACGGACGGTCACCATCGCGTAGCCGACGTCGACCCCGTCGCTCTCCGCGATGACGGCGATCGTGTCGGGCTCGGACAGCCACTCCACGTAGCGCCGACTGCGGCGGCGCCACGACTCCTCCACGCTCACCGAGCCGAGGAGGTCTTCCAGGTGAGACGCGATCGTCGTGTGCTGCCGGTGCAGGGCCCCCCACAGCTCGGCCAGTTCTGCTACCTCGAAGGGACCGATGTAGCGGAAGCGCAGCACGCCCGAAACCCCGGTGTGGGGTTTGGTCTCCAACGAAGTTTGCATCTTTTTCTCACCTGTCCCCGATGTGGTGATGTGATGCGCGCAGTGGCGATCGTCCCTATTCGATGCCGGTCTGAGCGTTGCTTATGAGCCTACTTGCCAGTTTGGGGAGTGCTGCGTCAGAGGGGAAGGGAAAAGGGCGCCTCTCGTGACTAGAGCGAAAGTTTTGTCTTTTTTAACAGGTGTTCCCCGTCTGTGGGCTGCCCTCCGGCTGCCCCCGGTGGCCGGGGGGACACCGAAAGTTGTGGCAAAGTGTGAGGGATCACGTCCGGGCCGGTGCGGGGCGGGGGGCGAAGAGCAGGGTGAGACGTTTCATAGGATGAACCCATGATTGATGTCCGGCGGTTGCAGGTGCTGCGCGCGCTCGCCGAGCACCACACCGTGGCGGCCACCGCAGAAGCGCTGGGAGTGACCCCGTCGGCGGTCTCCCAGCAACTCACGGCCCTGGCCAAGGAGACCGAGGTCCCCCTGGTCGAGCGGGTCGGACGCCGGTTCGCCCTCACCGGGGCGGGCCGGGTGCTGCTGGAACGCGCCGAGGTGGTCTTCACCGAACTGGA
This window encodes:
- a CDS encoding FUSC family protein — its product is MNGQETDDSSSPPPEGRPPARIRARIAERPRPRLDLRAVFGLAPGPWGWTRGLRAGIAMSLSFGLVAALFSPSLGSLAALGSMTALYERNTPYAHRAASLALIAAGFVASVAVGSLSAVSPWSAALAIGAVAGTATWACQSLRVEAPGPFYFVLVCAIATIVPGGIAAVPQHAGVAAIGAGVGWLVSMSGVLLRSRRPEERAVAAAFRHLGALLRAVGTPRVDHAQHDASLAVAAAWRIVLQAQTRGHRDSPRAARLRALLRWVSDIHLMATEVTLGRTTPLPGVVADFADDLARAVARPEASPAPERLDGARRGLRPRSLESRLYRLLARAARSARRLDHEVEGRGVQLYDRRTPPLLDSLRSGWSSESLVRPTALRMGITVAVAGLLAILLGFERFYWVPITAASVLQGGNVVLTANRSAQRAIGTAVGVVLGGLILALPLPLPAVVAVAALLQALAQTVLPRSFCYASIALTPMALLLAYTAAPYPVELLVRERIVDTLVGSLVGVAGALLLWRRASASRLPQTIATTLRTSRRVLLEALDPDVRLGPEQRYRLRRDLRADLLRLRGVYDSAVGDVPRAEHTAPLWPVVIAAQRTGYLALATLAAEDVPPTTHITLQRLGLAFDELSAALRERRAPRLGALPSMPDHPRLVMEVRALAAALRTAAAGRGSPQS
- a CDS encoding GNAT family N-acetyltransferase, coding for MQTSLETKPHTGVSGVLRFRYIGPFEVAELAELWGALHRQHTTIASHLEDLLGSVSVEESWRRRSRRYVEWLSEPDTIAVIAESDGVDVGYAMVTVRDEYHGSWDRGDRVAVVQTLSVHPDHSLDVVGGGLLDEVRRQLAEIGVRDLELPAVSGNSAAIRFYESQGFRPFVTTMVSRIGAGPHD